From the genome of Neomonachus schauinslandi chromosome 5, ASM220157v2, whole genome shotgun sequence, one region includes:
- the PMCH gene encoding pro-MCH: MAKMSLSSYLLILTFSLFSQGILLSASKSIRNLEDDMVFNTFRLGKAFQKEDTPQKSVVAPSLEQYKNDESSFTSDEENKNSKNTGSKHNFLNNGLPLNLAIKPYLALKGSVAFPAENGVQNTESTQEKREIGDEENSAKFPIGRRDFDMLRCMLGRVYRPCWQV; this comes from the exons atggcaaaaatgagTCTCTCTTCCTACCTGTTAATACtaactttttctctgttttctcaagGCATTTTACTTTCAGCATCCAAGTCCATAAGAAATTTAGAAGATGACATGGTATTTAATACATTCCGGCTGGGGAAAGCCTTTCAGAAGGAAGATACTccacaaaaatcagttgttgCTCCTTCTCTggaacaatataaaaatgatgaGAGCAGTTTCACGAgtgatgaggaaaacaaaaattcaaag AACACAGGCTCCAaacataatttcttaaataatggTCTGCCACTGAATCTGGCTATAAAACCTTATCTTGCACTAAAAGGATCTGTAGCTTTTCCAGCTGAGAATGGAGTTCAGAATACTGAATCAacacaggaaaagagagaaattgggGATGAAGAAAACTCAGCTAAATTTCCTATAGGAAGGAGAGATTTTGACA tgctCAGGTGCATGCTGGGAAGAGTCTATCGACCTTGTTGGCAAGTCTGA